The following are encoded together in the Serratia odorifera genome:
- the ydiK gene encoding AI-2E family transporter YdiK has protein sequence MTVPQPRYDLPRIIFGVMFIAIMIVACFWVVQPFILGFAWASMVVIATWPLLIKLQNLLWGRRSLAVLVMTLILIVLFVMPIALLVNSVVDNSAPIVAWASTPGKVHIPDLAWLNSIPMIGDKVYSSYHTLINSGGGALIAKVQPYFGQTATWFAAQAAHIGRFLMHCSLMVLFSVLLYARGEQVALGIRHFAVRLGAERGDAAVLLGGQAIRAVALGVVVTALVQSVLGAIGLAITGIPAATLLAVLMFIFCVAQLGPLPVLIPAIIWLYWSGDTTWGTVLLVWSCVVGTLDNFLRPVLIRMGADLPMILILSGVIGGLLAFGMIGLFIGPVVLAVSYRLLTAWMNEAPEPTADLDEVAKDLEQL, from the coding sequence ATGACTGTCCCACAACCGCGATATGATTTGCCAAGAATTATCTTTGGCGTGATGTTCATTGCCATAATGATCGTTGCCTGCTTTTGGGTGGTTCAACCTTTTATACTTGGCTTCGCCTGGGCCAGCATGGTGGTCATCGCCACCTGGCCGTTATTGATTAAATTACAGAATCTGCTGTGGGGACGACGTTCACTGGCGGTGCTGGTCATGACACTGATTCTGATCGTGCTATTCGTGATGCCGATTGCGCTGCTGGTAAATAGCGTGGTGGATAACAGCGCGCCGATCGTCGCCTGGGCCAGTACGCCAGGCAAAGTGCATATTCCCGATCTGGCCTGGTTGAATTCCATTCCAATGATCGGTGACAAGGTCTACAGCAGTTATCACACCCTGATCAACAGCGGTGGCGGCGCACTGATTGCCAAGGTACAACCCTACTTCGGCCAGACAGCCACCTGGTTCGCGGCCCAGGCCGCGCACATTGGCCGTTTCCTGATGCACTGTTCGCTGATGGTATTGTTCAGCGTGCTGCTTTACGCCCGCGGCGAACAGGTGGCATTGGGCATCCGCCACTTTGCGGTACGTCTGGGTGCCGAACGTGGCGACGCGGCGGTACTGCTGGGCGGTCAGGCTATTCGTGCCGTCGCTTTGGGTGTGGTGGTTACCGCGCTGGTGCAGTCGGTACTGGGTGCGATTGGCCTGGCGATAACCGGCATCCCGGCCGCCACCCTGCTGGCGGTGCTGATGTTCATCTTCTGCGTCGCGCAACTGGGGCCATTGCCGGTGCTGATCCCGGCGATTATCTGGCTGTATTGGAGCGGTGACACCACCTGGGGCACGGTATTGCTGGTGTGGAGCTGCGTGGTCGGCACCCTCGACAACTTCCTGCGCCCGGTGTTGATCCGCATGGGCGCAGACTTGCCAATGATTCTGATCCTGTCCGGCGTGATTGGCGGCCTGCTGGCGTTTGGCATGATCGGGCTGTTTATCGGGCCGGTCGTGCTGGCGGTATCATACCGTTTGCTGACCGCCTGGATGAACGAAGCTCCCGAACCAACGGCCGATCTCGACGAGGTCGCCAAGGATTTGGAACAGCTGTAA
- a CDS encoding 3-deoxy-7-phosphoheptulonate synthase — protein MHKTDELRTARIDSLVTPQALADKLPISPAVADNVTASRKRIERILSGEDSRLLVVIGPCSIHDLDAAMDYASRLNGLRQRYQHRLEIVMRTYFEKPRTVVGWKGLISDPDLDGSYQVNRGIEMARKLLLDVNQLGLPTATEFLDMVIGQYIADLISWGAIGARTTESQIHREMASALSCPVGFKNGTDGNTRIAIDAIRAARAGHMFLSPDKNGQMTIYQTSGNPYGHIIMRGGKTPNYHATDIVAACDSLREFDLPEHLVIDFSHGNCQKLHRRQLDVAENICQQIRAGSAAVVGVMAESFLVEGTQKIVAGQPLTYGQSITDPCLSWSDSEQLLAMLADAVDSRF, from the coding sequence ATGCACAAAACAGATGAATTGCGGACCGCGCGCATCGACAGCCTGGTTACGCCGCAAGCGCTGGCGGACAAGCTGCCGATTTCACCGGCAGTGGCGGATAACGTGACGGCGTCACGAAAACGCATTGAACGGATCCTGTCAGGCGAAGACTCGCGCCTGCTGGTGGTGATCGGCCCCTGCTCCATTCACGATCTGGATGCAGCCATGGATTACGCCAGCCGACTTAATGGACTGCGCCAACGTTATCAGCATCGGCTGGAAATCGTTATGCGCACCTATTTCGAGAAACCACGCACCGTGGTGGGCTGGAAAGGCTTGATTTCCGATCCCGATCTTGACGGCAGCTATCAGGTCAATCGCGGCATCGAAATGGCGCGCAAACTGTTGCTCGACGTTAATCAACTCGGCCTGCCGACCGCCACCGAATTTCTTGATATGGTGATCGGGCAATATATTGCCGACCTGATCAGTTGGGGAGCCATCGGCGCACGTACTACCGAAAGCCAAATCCACCGTGAAATGGCGTCTGCGCTGTCATGCCCGGTCGGTTTCAAAAATGGTACCGACGGCAATACCCGCATTGCCATTGACGCCATCCGTGCCGCACGCGCCGGCCATATGTTCCTTTCGCCAGACAAAAACGGCCAGATGACCATTTACCAGACCAGCGGCAACCCTTACGGCCATATCATCATGCGCGGCGGCAAAACGCCGAACTACCATGCGACGGATATCGTCGCCGCCTGTGATAGCCTGCGCGAGTTTGACCTGCCGGAACACCTGGTGATTGATTTCAGCCATGGCAACTGCCAAAAGCTGCATCGCCGCCAACTGGACGTCGCCGAGAATATCTGCCAGCAGATTCGCGCCGGCTCTGCCGCCGTGGTGGGCGTAATGGCGGAAAGCTTCCTGGTGGAAGGCACGCAAAAAATCGTCGCCGGCCAACCGTTGACCTACGGCCAGTCGATCACCGATCCGTGCCTGAGCTGGTCCGATAGCGAGCAACTGCTGGCAATGCTGGCCGATGCGGTCGATAGCCGCTTTTAA
- the hemP gene encoding hemin uptake protein HemP, which produces MAIHSDLPIPCYDSQQLLGADGIAIITHQGQRYQLRQTKAGKLILTK; this is translated from the coding sequence ATCGCCATCCACAGCGACCTGCCGATACCCTGTTATGACAGCCAACAGCTGCTGGGCGCAGACGGCATCGCCATTATTACGCATCAAGGGCAGCGCTATCAGCTGCGCCAGACCAAAGCAGGAAAATTGATCCTGACCAAGTAA
- the ppsA gene encoding phosphoenolpyruvate synthase, producing the protein MSNNGPDLRNVLWYNQLGMHDVDRVGGKNASLGEMITNLSDLGVAVPNGFATTAQAFNDFLEQSGVNQRIYQLLDQTDVDDVTQLAKAGAQIRQWVIDTPFHAEFEREITLAYQQLADGEPEASFAVRSSATAEDMPDASFAGQQETFLNVQGIDAVMIAIKHVFASLFNDRAISYRVHQGYDHRGVALSAGVQRMVRSDLASSGVMFTIDTESGFDQVVFITSAYGLGEMVVQGAVNPDEFYVHKPTLLNGKPAIVRRNVGSKKIRMVYAPSQDHGKQVAIEDVPEAQRNRFSLSDDEVQALAHQAILIEKHYGRPMDIEWAKDGHTGKLLIVQARPETVRSNGQVMERYQLNGSSKVLVEGRAIGHRIGAGPVKVIHDISEMDRIQPGDVLVTDMTDPDWEPIMKKAAAIVTNRGGRTCHAAIIARELGIPAVVGCGHATDVLKDGQKVTISCAEGDTGYVYQDMLDFTVQSSEVNELPQLPLKIMMNVGNPDRAFDFACLPNEGVGLARLEFIINRMIGVHPRALLEFDQQTPELQREIKGLMHGYDHPVEFYVGRLTEGIATLGAAFWPKRVIVRLSDFKSNEYANLVGGEKYEPHEENPMLGFRGAGRYVSDSFRDCFALECEAVKRVRNEMGLTNVEIMVPFVRTVAQAEAVVAELGRQGLKRGENGLKVIMMCEIPSNALLADRFLEHFDGFSIGSNDMTQLALGLDRDSGVVSELFDERNDAVKALLSMAIQAAKRHGKYVGICGQGPSDHEDFAEWLMEQGIDSLSLNPDTVVQTWINLAK; encoded by the coding sequence ATGTCCAATAATGGCCCAGACTTGCGTAATGTGCTTTGGTACAACCAGCTTGGCATGCACGACGTTGACCGTGTTGGCGGCAAAAATGCATCGCTCGGTGAAATGATCACCAATCTGTCCGATCTGGGCGTGGCCGTGCCAAATGGCTTTGCCACTACTGCCCAGGCGTTTAACGATTTCCTCGAACAAAGCGGTGTCAACCAGCGCATTTATCAGTTACTGGATCAAACTGACGTTGATGACGTCACCCAACTGGCCAAGGCCGGCGCGCAGATTCGCCAATGGGTTATCGATACCCCGTTCCATGCGGAGTTCGAGCGCGAAATCACCCTGGCTTATCAGCAATTGGCCGATGGCGAACCGGAAGCCTCCTTTGCCGTGCGCTCTTCCGCCACCGCCGAGGACATGCCCGATGCGTCGTTTGCCGGCCAGCAGGAAACCTTCCTGAACGTGCAAGGCATCGATGCCGTGATGATTGCCATCAAACACGTGTTCGCATCGCTGTTCAATGACCGCGCCATTTCCTATCGCGTGCATCAGGGCTACGATCACCGCGGCGTGGCGCTATCCGCCGGCGTGCAACGCATGGTGCGCTCCGATCTGGCATCGTCCGGCGTGATGTTCACCATCGATACCGAATCCGGTTTTGATCAGGTGGTGTTTATCACCTCGGCATACGGTTTGGGTGAAATGGTGGTGCAGGGTGCGGTTAACCCGGACGAATTCTATGTGCACAAGCCGACGCTGCTGAACGGCAAACCGGCCATCGTGCGCCGCAATGTCGGTTCCAAAAAAATCCGCATGGTGTATGCGCCGTCGCAGGACCACGGCAAGCAGGTGGCGATTGAAGACGTGCCAGAGGCGCAACGCAATCGTTTCTCTCTGAGCGACGATGAAGTACAGGCGCTGGCGCATCAGGCAATCCTGATTGAAAAACACTATGGCCGACCGATGGATATCGAGTGGGCGAAAGACGGCCACACCGGCAAACTGCTGATCGTCCAGGCGCGTCCGGAAACCGTGCGCTCCAATGGGCAGGTGATGGAACGCTATCAACTCAACGGCAGCAGCAAGGTACTGGTAGAAGGCCGCGCCATTGGTCATCGTATCGGTGCCGGCCCGGTGAAAGTGATCCATGACATCAGCGAAATGGATCGCATCCAGCCGGGCGACGTGCTGGTGACCGACATGACCGACCCGGACTGGGAACCGATCATGAAGAAGGCGGCGGCGATCGTTACCAACCGCGGCGGTCGTACCTGCCATGCGGCAATCATTGCGCGTGAGCTGGGCATTCCGGCGGTCGTGGGCTGCGGCCACGCCACCGACGTGCTGAAAGACGGCCAAAAGGTGACGATATCCTGTGCCGAAGGCGATACCGGCTACGTTTACCAAGACATGCTGGACTTTACCGTGCAGAGCTCCGAAGTGAACGAGCTGCCGCAACTGCCACTGAAGATCATGATGAACGTCGGTAACCCGGATCGTGCCTTTGACTTTGCCTGCCTGCCAAACGAAGGTGTCGGTCTGGCGCGTTTGGAGTTCATCATCAACCGGATGATCGGCGTGCACCCACGCGCGCTGCTGGAGTTCGACCAGCAAACGCCGGAGTTGCAGCGTGAAATCAAGGGGCTGATGCATGGCTATGACCATCCGGTGGAATTCTATGTCGGTCGTCTGACCGAAGGGATCGCGACGCTGGGCGCGGCGTTTTGGCCAAAACGCGTTATTGTGCGGTTGTCCGATTTCAAGTCCAACGAGTATGCCAACCTGGTCGGCGGTGAAAAATACGAGCCACATGAAGAAAACCCAATGCTGGGTTTCCGCGGCGCCGGTCGCTACGTTTCAGACAGCTTCCGTGATTGCTTCGCACTGGAATGTGAGGCGGTCAAGCGGGTACGCAACGAGATGGGGCTGACCAACGTGGAAATCATGGTGCCGTTCGTGCGCACCGTGGCGCAAGCGGAAGCGGTGGTTGCGGAACTGGGGCGTCAGGGGCTGAAGCGTGGCGAAAACGGGCTGAAAGTGATCATGATGTGCGAGATCCCGTCCAACGCGCTGCTGGCGGATCGGTTCCTTGAGCACTTTGATGGCTTCTCGATTGGCTCCAATGACATGACACAGCTGGCGCTGGGGCTGGATCGCGACTCCGGCGTGGTTTCAGAACTGTTTGACGAGCGTAACGACGCGGTGAAAGCGCTGCTGTCGATGGCGATTCAGGCAGCCAAGCGCCATGGTAAATATGTCGGTATTTGCGGTCAGGGTCCGTCAGACCATGAAGATTTTGCCGAGTGGTTGATGGAGCAGGGGATCGACAGCCTGTCACTTAATCCGGATACCGTGGTGCAAACCTGGATTAATTTGGCCAAGTAA
- a CDS encoding lytic transglycosylase F: MASLRYGMLLAVCGWVLALPSAAAPPLKLQTQIQVHMGDLDMMQQRRIVRVLVPYSKTFYFLSADTTQRGMMADLMLALEKQLNQHHTNPADKIRLVFIPTARDRLIPELLAGRGDIIAADLTITPQRQALVDFSTPLASQVHEVVVRHRHAPAVRSLTALAGKTVFVNPTSSYYQSLEQLNRMLKQQRHPPVEIQPAPGNFEPEDVLEMLNAGLVDYSVTDRYLALFWQQIFADIVIEPQLFLRQDRQIALAMRKHSPLLKAQLDLFCDRHKIGSTFGNIQLKKYLKSTQWVKNATRHAEMQKFIQVRDLFHKYGNQYGIDWLLMVAQGYQESRLDQRVRSKAGAIGVMQVMPATGRGVERRRYSPIGAQYQCRDQITSVL, translated from the coding sequence ATGGCCAGCTTGCGTTATGGCATGCTATTGGCAGTCTGCGGCTGGGTGCTCGCCTTGCCGAGCGCCGCCGCCCCTCCCTTGAAATTGCAAACGCAAATCCAGGTGCACATGGGCGATCTGGACATGATGCAACAACGGCGGATCGTCCGGGTGTTGGTGCCCTACAGCAAGACGTTTTATTTCCTCAGCGCCGATACCACCCAGCGCGGCATGATGGCTGATTTAATGCTGGCGCTGGAAAAGCAGCTCAACCAGCACCACACAAACCCGGCGGACAAGATTCGACTGGTGTTCATTCCCACCGCTCGCGATCGGTTAATCCCGGAACTGCTGGCGGGACGCGGCGATATCATTGCCGCCGACCTGACCATCACGCCACAGCGCCAGGCGCTGGTCGACTTCAGCACGCCATTAGCCAGCCAGGTGCATGAAGTGGTGGTGCGTCACCGCCATGCCCCAGCGGTGAGGTCCTTGACCGCACTGGCTGGCAAAACCGTTTTTGTCAATCCCACCAGCAGCTACTATCAAAGCCTTGAGCAGTTGAACCGGATGCTGAAACAGCAACGGCATCCGCCGGTCGAAATACAACCCGCGCCAGGCAACTTTGAGCCAGAGGATGTGCTGGAAATGCTCAACGCCGGCCTGGTGGATTACAGCGTTACCGACCGGTATCTGGCCCTGTTCTGGCAGCAGATATTTGCCGATATCGTCATTGAACCGCAGCTGTTCTTACGCCAGGACCGCCAGATTGCGTTGGCAATGCGCAAGCATTCACCGCTCTTGAAGGCCCAGCTCGACCTGTTTTGCGATCGGCACAAAATTGGCAGCACCTTCGGCAATATTCAACTCAAAAAGTACCTGAAGAGCACCCAATGGGTGAAAAACGCCACCCGGCACGCGGAAATGCAAAAATTCATTCAGGTGCGCGATCTGTTTCATAAATACGGTAATCAGTATGGTATCGATTGGTTACTGATGGTTGCACAGGGTTATCAGGAGTCGCGGCTCGATCAGCGGGTGCGCAGTAAGGCGGGCGCCATTGGCGTGATGCAGGTGATGCCAGCAACCGGCCGGGGAGTTGAACGTCGGCGATATTCGCCAATTGGAGCCCAATATCAATGCCGGGATCAAATAACATCCGTTTTATGA
- the ppsR gene encoding posphoenolpyruvate synthetase regulatory kinase/phosphorylase PpsR: MERSVFYISDGTAITAEVLGHAVLSQFPVKATTFTLPFVETEARARAVSQQINEIYQQTGVRPLVFYSIISPEVRNVITQSEGFCQDIVQALVGPLQGELDVEPTPVPNRTHGLTESNLGKYDARIAAIDYTLAHDDGISLRNLDQAQVILLGVSRCGKTPTSLYLAMQFGIRAANYPFIADDMDNLHLPAALKPFQHKLFGLTINPERLAAIREERRENSRYASLRQCRMEIAEVEALFRKNQIRYLNSTNYSVEEISTKILDILGMSRRMF, from the coding sequence GTGGAAAGAAGCGTATTTTATATTTCGGATGGCACGGCGATCACCGCCGAGGTGCTCGGCCACGCGGTACTGTCGCAATTTCCGGTCAAGGCAACCACCTTTACCCTGCCGTTTGTCGAAACCGAAGCGCGCGCGCGGGCCGTCAGCCAGCAAATCAACGAAATTTATCAACAGACCGGCGTGCGGCCACTGGTGTTTTATTCGATCATTTCGCCGGAAGTACGTAACGTCATCACCCAGAGCGAAGGATTCTGCCAGGATATCGTGCAGGCGCTGGTCGGCCCGTTGCAGGGGGAACTGGATGTCGAACCGACACCGGTGCCCAATCGTACCCATGGGTTGACGGAAAGCAACCTGGGCAAATATGACGCGCGCATCGCGGCCATTGATTACACGCTGGCGCATGATGACGGTATTTCACTACGCAACCTCGATCAGGCGCAGGTGATCCTGCTCGGTGTATCGCGCTGCGGCAAAACCCCTACCAGCCTCTATCTGGCCATGCAGTTTGGCATTCGTGCAGCCAACTACCCGTTTATCGCCGACGATATGGACAATTTGCATTTACCCGCCGCGCTGAAGCCGTTTCAACATAAACTGTTCGGCCTGACGATTAACCCGGAACGACTGGCAGCCATTCGTGAAGAGCGCCGCGAAAACAGCCGTTATGCGTCGTTGCGCCAGTGTCGGATGGAAATTGCCGAAGTCGAAGCATTGTTCCGTAAAAATCAAATCCGCTATCTGAATTCCACCAACTACTCCGTCGAGGAAATTTCCACCAAAATTCTCGATATTCTCGGCATGAGCCGTCGAATGTTTTAA
- the sufA gene encoding Fe-S cluster assembly scaffold SufA yields MQTENVGTFSLAENVWQGISLSDSAVKQIIKLMQQDPQVKGLQLGVKQSGCAGFAYVLDLTREPAGDDLLFERDGAKLYVPLKAMPFIDGTTVDFVREGLNQIFKFNNPKAQHACGCGESFGV; encoded by the coding sequence ATGCAAACAGAAAATGTCGGTACTTTCTCGTTGGCAGAGAATGTCTGGCAAGGCATTTCCCTTAGCGACAGCGCCGTCAAGCAAATCATCAAGCTGATGCAGCAGGATCCGCAGGTCAAGGGGTTGCAGCTCGGGGTGAAACAGTCCGGCTGCGCCGGGTTTGCCTATGTGCTGGATCTGACCCGAGAACCGGCAGGCGATGACCTGCTGTTTGAGCGCGACGGCGCAAAGCTTTACGTGCCGCTGAAAGCGATGCCCTTTATCGATGGCACGACGGTCGATTTTGTCCGCGAAGGGCTGAATCAGATATTCAAATTCAACAACCCTAAAGCTCAACATGCCTGTGGGTGTGGCGAGAGTTTTGGCGTTTGA
- a CDS encoding hotdog fold thioesterase, whose protein sequence is MKLWKRHTTLEQLNHSSAGCMVSHIGIEFTRIGDDYLEATMPVDNRTTQPFGLLHGGASVVLAESMGSMAGYLCTEGEQKVVGVEINANHLRAVFEGQVRGVCRALHAGRRNQVWQIEIFDARDKLCCISRLTTAVIE, encoded by the coding sequence GTGAAGCTATGGAAACGACACACCACCCTGGAACAGCTTAACCATTCCAGCGCTGGTTGCATGGTGAGCCATATCGGCATTGAATTCACCCGGATTGGCGACGATTACCTTGAAGCCACCATGCCGGTAGATAACCGCACCACCCAGCCGTTCGGCCTGCTGCACGGCGGCGCGTCGGTGGTGTTGGCGGAATCGATGGGGTCGATGGCGGGGTATTTGTGCACCGAAGGCGAACAGAAAGTGGTTGGGGTGGAGATTAATGCCAACCATCTGCGCGCGGTGTTCGAAGGCCAGGTGCGCGGCGTATGCCGTGCGCTGCATGCCGGCAGGCGTAATCAGGTCTGGCAGATTGAAATTTTCGATGCCCGTGACAAACTGTGCTGCATTTCGCGTCTGACTACCGCGGTGATTGAATAA